One window from the genome of Microbulbifer pacificus encodes:
- a CDS encoding class GN sortase: MIFAGLWQLGSGSWLLLKAQLAQYLIRDSWQRQLSSGEPHKPWPWADTWPVAQLQLGDEKPLVVLQGTSGEALAFGPGLYASSVLPGATSDLGVAVIAAHRDTHFRGLGKLRVGMPVQLQGADGRWHSFRVTDAEIVDSRNAVLPATMTAKRSWGLILMTCYPFDALDSGGPLRYLVYAEYSGTAQPVRL; encoded by the coding sequence TTGATTTTCGCCGGGCTGTGGCAACTGGGAAGCGGTAGCTGGTTGCTGCTTAAGGCGCAACTGGCGCAATACCTGATCAGAGATTCCTGGCAGCGCCAGCTGAGTAGTGGCGAGCCACATAAACCCTGGCCCTGGGCAGATACCTGGCCGGTGGCGCAACTGCAACTGGGCGACGAAAAGCCGCTGGTGGTACTGCAGGGTACCAGTGGGGAAGCGCTCGCTTTTGGTCCCGGGTTGTATGCGTCTTCCGTTTTGCCAGGGGCGACCTCCGACCTCGGTGTCGCGGTGATTGCCGCGCACCGGGATACGCATTTTCGCGGGCTTGGAAAACTACGTGTGGGCATGCCGGTACAACTGCAGGGCGCGGATGGCCGCTGGCACAGTTTTCGGGTCACTGACGCAGAGATTGTCGACAGCAGAAACGCCGTACTGCCGGCTACGATGACCGCGAAACGGTCATGGGGGCTGATCCTGATGACCTGTTACCCGTTTGATGCTCTGGACTCTGGTGGTCCGCTGCGGTACCTGGTTTACGCGGAGTATTCAGGCACGGCGCAACCGGTGCGTCTGTAA
- a CDS encoding marine proteobacterial sortase target protein, translated as MNRPFFHAPRIERDLLILPTEEYYRRRYRKNRTGSWLLLLVTAIAVLLAAVGAKAESVPTAEFESVGINDTGSGDLLFQTTEKGRYIPAIHLGTEVDIRVHGLVAEVTLQQQFSNTSNDWQEAVYVLPLPESAAVNGMEIVVGERRIIGEVRERQQAQKIYKEAREAGKRAALLEQQRPNLFTSRVANIAPGEKISVEVRYLQTLRFEGGQFSLRLPSTLTPRYMPGEPVKPQQQVNLNAHGWSLPTDQVPDADQISPVMVPDSELAERGSHRMKIQIDLGMGLPLADIHSSYHEIDFRSETNHHYRIQFKQGSVPMDRDFALYWRPQSSAMPAAAMFAEQSVADASQYLQLLLLPPQDSSTTRKLPREVVFVLDTSGSMSGNSIRQAKESLLLALSRLSATDRFNVIEFNSNYRTFYPRPVSASAENIHRARNWVESLQATGGTEMAPALKEALSQQVGDESDELVRQLIFITDGAVGNESALFELIRQRLGNVRLFPVGIGSAPNSFFMSKAAEYGRGSFVQIGDLSEVQSKMRVLFEKLESPLVTDLQVQWPQGMNVEAYPRRLPDLYRGEPVRLLARVDGHRLGVASSGEVTITGRLAGQHFSRTVSLSQLAVDQTGKSIGSLWARAKIAVLRDEQRERGPLSGDGVVDPLREEILRLALAYQLSSPYTSFVAVEETPVRPLSESLKSSPVPNAVAHGQVQQPFTYPATANGIYGQWLLAVLLLGLGGLVRGATRLRVWRGAIERAVRRWLRGVLPDTRRRRSRLEFYLQAKRDNPRGTSR; from the coding sequence GTGAACCGTCCCTTTTTCCACGCGCCGCGTATCGAACGCGACCTGCTGATTCTTCCCACCGAGGAATATTACCGCCGCCGCTACCGCAAAAACCGCACCGGCAGCTGGTTACTGCTACTGGTGACTGCGATAGCCGTCCTGCTCGCCGCCGTCGGCGCTAAAGCGGAGAGTGTGCCGACTGCGGAATTTGAAAGCGTCGGCATCAATGACACCGGTAGTGGCGACCTACTGTTCCAGACCACCGAAAAAGGCCGCTATATCCCCGCCATTCACCTCGGCACCGAAGTCGACATCCGCGTGCATGGGCTGGTGGCGGAAGTCACACTGCAACAGCAGTTTTCCAACACCAGCAATGACTGGCAGGAAGCGGTATACGTATTGCCACTGCCGGAAAGCGCCGCGGTCAATGGCATGGAAATCGTGGTTGGCGAGCGGCGTATCATCGGCGAGGTACGCGAGCGTCAGCAGGCGCAGAAAATTTACAAGGAAGCACGCGAAGCCGGTAAGCGCGCGGCTCTGCTGGAGCAGCAGCGCCCGAACCTGTTTACCAGCCGGGTGGCGAATATCGCACCGGGCGAGAAGATCTCGGTGGAAGTCCGCTACCTGCAGACCCTGCGCTTTGAGGGTGGCCAGTTCAGCCTGCGTCTGCCGAGTACCCTGACACCACGCTACATGCCCGGTGAGCCTGTGAAGCCACAACAGCAAGTGAACCTCAACGCCCACGGCTGGTCGTTACCCACGGATCAGGTGCCCGATGCAGACCAGATTTCTCCGGTGATGGTGCCGGACAGCGAACTGGCGGAGCGGGGGAGTCATCGGATGAAAATTCAAATCGACCTCGGCATGGGATTACCGCTCGCAGATATTCACAGTTCCTACCACGAGATAGATTTCCGCAGTGAGACTAACCACCACTACCGTATCCAGTTCAAGCAGGGCAGTGTTCCGATGGATCGGGATTTTGCGTTGTACTGGCGGCCACAGTCTTCCGCCATGCCTGCAGCGGCGATGTTTGCCGAGCAGTCCGTAGCGGATGCCTCACAATATTTGCAGCTGCTGCTATTGCCGCCCCAGGACAGTAGCACCACACGAAAATTACCGCGGGAAGTTGTGTTCGTACTGGACACGTCCGGTTCCATGAGTGGCAACTCCATTCGACAGGCAAAGGAAAGTCTGCTGTTGGCATTGTCTCGTCTGTCGGCGACGGATCGCTTCAATGTGATTGAATTCAACAGCAACTACCGCACGTTTTATCCCCGTCCGGTATCGGCGTCAGCAGAAAATATTCACCGCGCACGCAATTGGGTGGAGTCTCTGCAAGCCACCGGGGGCACTGAAATGGCTCCGGCGCTGAAAGAAGCCTTGTCACAGCAGGTCGGTGATGAATCCGATGAACTGGTCCGGCAGCTGATTTTTATTACCGATGGCGCGGTCGGCAACGAATCCGCATTGTTTGAATTGATCCGTCAGCGACTCGGTAACGTGCGCCTGTTCCCCGTTGGTATCGGGTCCGCGCCAAACAGCTTCTTTATGTCAAAGGCGGCGGAGTACGGGCGTGGAAGCTTCGTGCAGATCGGAGATCTGAGTGAAGTGCAAAGTAAAATGCGCGTGCTGTTCGAGAAGCTGGAAAGCCCACTGGTAACGGACTTGCAGGTACAGTGGCCCCAGGGCATGAATGTTGAGGCCTACCCTAGGCGGTTGCCGGATCTCTACCGTGGCGAACCGGTACGCCTGCTGGCGCGGGTAGACGGGCACCGTCTCGGTGTGGCTTCGTCTGGTGAAGTGACGATCACCGGACGCCTCGCGGGTCAGCATTTTTCCCGCACGGTATCGCTTTCCCAGCTTGCGGTGGACCAGACTGGCAAGAGCATCGGCAGCCTGTGGGCGCGGGCGAAAATTGCCGTGCTCCGCGACGAACAGCGCGAGCGCGGGCCGCTGTCAGGGGATGGCGTAGTCGATCCGTTGCGCGAAGAAATCCTGCGGCTGGCACTGGCCTATCAACTGTCGAGCCCCTACACCAGTTTTGTCGCGGTGGAAGAAACGCCGGTGCGCCCGTTATCGGAGTCACTGAAATCGAGTCCGGTACCTAACGCTGTTGCTCACGGTCAGGTGCAGCAGCCCTTTACCTACCCGGCAACCGCCAATGGTATTTATGGTCAATGGCTGCTCGCCGTTCTCTTGCTGGGTCTTGGGGGGCTGGTGCGCGGCGCGACGAGGCTGCGCGTGTGGCGCGGCGCTATCGAGCGTGCGGTGCGCCGCTGGCTGCGGGGTGTGTTGCCGGATACCCGCCGTCGTCGCAGCCGATTGGAATTTTACCTGCAGGCAAAACGCGACAACCCGCGGGGTACGTCCCGGTGA
- a CDS encoding phosphoribosylaminoimidazolesuccinocarboxamide synthase, which yields MSLADKVLAVNNDLPIRTDKPVHSGKVRSVYWLTEADSRRLIEEKGYPVAADAPLAVMVISDRISAFDCIWTGEGGLLGVPGKGAALNAISNHWFKLFKEQGLADSHILDIPHPGVWIVQKASPVRIEAIVRQYITGSMWRAYSKGEREFCGIEIPDGLQKDQKLPELLVTPSTKGILKGIPGVPEADDVNITRKNIEDNFEAFNFRSKGDIDLYEKLLKEGFDVISSALAKLDQIFVDTKFEFGYVTDAEGNEKLIYMDEVGTPDSSRIWDGEAYRGGKVVENSKEGFRQALLNYFPDPDILLNKDRMDEREALARDNELPESMLMDLSATYVGIAEKIIGGKLEISDNPKAEIIQVLRDEYGLID from the coding sequence ATGAGCCTCGCTGACAAAGTACTGGCAGTGAACAACGATTTGCCAATCCGCACCGACAAACCCGTCCACAGTGGCAAGGTCCGCTCTGTGTACTGGTTGACCGAGGCAGACAGTCGCCGTCTGATCGAAGAGAAAGGCTACCCGGTGGCTGCGGACGCGCCGCTGGCAGTCATGGTCATTTCCGACCGCATCTCCGCCTTCGATTGCATTTGGACCGGTGAAGGCGGCCTCCTCGGTGTACCCGGTAAAGGTGCGGCACTGAACGCAATCTCCAATCACTGGTTCAAGCTGTTCAAGGAGCAGGGGCTGGCGGACAGCCATATCCTGGATATTCCCCATCCGGGGGTATGGATCGTACAGAAAGCGAGCCCGGTCAGGATTGAGGCCATCGTGCGTCAGTACATTACCGGCTCCATGTGGCGCGCATACAGTAAGGGCGAACGTGAGTTTTGCGGCATTGAAATTCCGGATGGTCTGCAGAAGGACCAGAAACTTCCGGAACTGCTGGTTACGCCATCCACCAAGGGTATCCTCAAAGGTATTCCCGGAGTTCCGGAAGCGGATGATGTGAACATTACCCGCAAGAACATCGAAGACAATTTCGAGGCATTCAATTTCCGCAGCAAAGGCGATATTGATCTGTACGAAAAACTTCTGAAAGAAGGTTTCGATGTGATTTCCTCCGCGCTGGCGAAGCTGGATCAGATCTTTGTCGATACCAAATTTGAGTTTGGTTATGTGACGGATGCGGAGGGTAACGAAAAGCTGATCTACATGGATGAAGTTGGCACGCCGGACTCTTCCCGTATCTGGGATGGCGAGGCCTATCGCGGTGGCAAGGTTGTGGAAAACTCCAAAGAGGGCTTCCGCCAGGCGCTGTTGAACTACTTCCCGGATCCGGACATCCTGTTGAACAAGGATCGCATGGACGAACGTGAGGCCCTGGCCCGCGACAATGAACTGCCGGAATCCATGTTGATGGATTTGTCCGCAACTTACGTGGGTATCGCTGAGAAAATCATTGGCGGCAAGCTTGAGATTTCTGACAACCCGAAAGCGGAAATTATTCAGGTGCTGCGGGATGAATACGGTTTGATTGACTGA
- a CDS encoding AI-2E family transporter: MFAIVRGWVNRYFSQEEVVLLVLLLLVAMVVLATLGGVLAPVLAALVIAFLLQGMVQRLESWRVPHWLAVTIACLVLVGAIAGLMFVVMPIIWRQTVRLFAELPNMIDRGQELLLLLPEQYPRLVTAQQIDEIFNTLGSELGSFGQTVLTFSLANIPVLAAVLIYLVIVPILVFFFLKDSNKLLAWCASFLPHQRPMLRQIWYEMNDQVANYVRGKVIEIAIVTVVSYVAFLLLGVNYALLLAVAVGLSVLIPYIGAAAVTIPVAAIGLFQWGWSSEFFWLMFAYGIIQLLDGNVLVPILFSEAVNLHPVAIILAVLVFGGIWGFWGVFFAIPLATLAKAIMNAWPTADHQAAWQARELLAASEGSDTDN; the protein is encoded by the coding sequence ATGTTCGCGATCGTCAGGGGTTGGGTAAATCGCTATTTCAGCCAGGAAGAAGTGGTGCTGCTGGTGCTGCTGCTATTGGTGGCCATGGTTGTACTGGCGACGTTGGGGGGCGTGCTGGCACCGGTGCTGGCGGCACTGGTAATCGCTTTTTTGCTGCAGGGTATGGTGCAGCGCCTGGAGTCCTGGAGAGTGCCGCACTGGCTGGCGGTCACCATAGCCTGCCTGGTGCTGGTAGGTGCAATCGCGGGGTTGATGTTTGTGGTCATGCCGATCATCTGGCGTCAGACGGTGCGCCTGTTTGCCGAATTACCGAATATGATCGATCGCGGCCAGGAACTGTTGCTGTTGTTGCCTGAGCAGTATCCGCGTCTGGTGACCGCGCAGCAGATCGACGAGATCTTCAATACCCTGGGCAGTGAACTGGGCTCTTTCGGCCAGACAGTACTCACGTTTTCCCTTGCCAATATCCCGGTGCTGGCCGCGGTACTCATCTATTTGGTTATCGTGCCGATCCTGGTGTTCTTCTTTCTCAAGGACTCCAACAAACTGCTCGCCTGGTGCGCGTCCTTCCTGCCACACCAGCGCCCGATGCTGCGCCAGATCTGGTACGAGATGAACGATCAGGTCGCCAACTATGTGCGCGGAAAGGTGATTGAGATCGCGATCGTGACGGTAGTGAGTTACGTCGCCTTTCTGTTACTGGGTGTCAATTATGCCCTGCTGCTGGCCGTGGCCGTGGGGCTTTCCGTACTGATCCCCTATATCGGTGCTGCGGCGGTGACCATACCGGTGGCCGCCATCGGTCTGTTCCAGTGGGGTTGGAGCAGCGAATTTTTCTGGCTGATGTTTGCCTACGGCATCATCCAGCTGCTGGACGGCAACGTGCTGGTGCCCATCCTGTTCTCCGAGGCCGTCAACCTGCACCCGGTGGCGATCATTCTGGCGGTACTGGTGTTTGGTGGCATCTGGGGCTTCTGGGGCGTGTTTTTCGCTATCCCCCTGGCTACCCTTGCCAAGGCCATCATGAACGCCTGGCCCACCGCGGATCACCAGGCGGCGTGGCAGGCGCGTGAGCTGCTGGCTGCGAGCGAAGGCAGCGATACCGACAATTAA
- a CDS encoding sulfurtransferase TusA family protein — protein sequence MTDIANAATEAPEFDWESALRVDARSLPCPQPLLAMRRALKTLAPGALLHLMATDPASREDIRSFCRLSGVPLLRTECPGGEFHYWLAAI from the coding sequence ATGACCGATATCGCCAATGCAGCCACAGAAGCCCCGGAGTTTGACTGGGAATCTGCTTTAAGGGTAGATGCCCGCAGTCTTCCGTGCCCGCAGCCACTGCTGGCGATGCGTCGCGCGTTGAAAACTCTGGCGCCGGGAGCGCTGCTGCATCTGATGGCCACGGACCCCGCATCCCGCGAGGATATTCGCAGCTTTTGCCGCCTGAGTGGTGTACCTTTGCTGCGAACCGAGTGCCCGGGTGGCGAGTTCCACTACTGGCTCGCCGCCATCTGA
- a CDS encoding M48 family metalloprotease, which produces MTDHSSMFRRASGHHPCAYWQNLRRCAAGITAGLLLGAAPIAATAQDDNHIQLPQLGDTSSGLVSRARENELGEMWLRMFRSQVRTSSDALLQQYVENSLKVLAEYSPLEDKTLDVVVVKNDTMNAFAVPGGVVGVHTGLFLFAENEDQFASVLAHELAHLSQRHYARSLEAQRNSTLPTLAGMLGALVLAATAGGDAGIAAMTATQAAALDNQLRFSRQNEQEADRVGIETLAKAGMDPQAAGEMFEQMLKATRYYRRPPEFLLTHPVTEKRIADAKLRANRMDKVPLRDSREYHLMRARIRVAAEATPQQAVKRFQAELLGVNDNEDAARYGLVLAQTSAGKPDEALDNLQPLLDKEPDKDAFILARADIDLARHDYTNATRRLEKAVENNPKNHALIMGLANAHFKAGNYMAAERILSKHSRVRRKDPAVWYLLAETHGLAGDIVGVHEARAEYYILNGVFDKALQHLRHGVRLAKNDYQTHAILEQRMKDVIKMQEKAKEL; this is translated from the coding sequence ATGACCGACCATTCCTCTATGTTCAGGCGCGCTTCAGGCCACCATCCGTGCGCCTACTGGCAGAACCTGCGCCGGTGTGCCGCCGGTATCACCGCCGGTCTGCTGCTTGGGGCCGCCCCCATCGCCGCCACCGCGCAGGACGACAACCACATCCAGCTACCGCAACTCGGGGACACCAGCAGCGGCCTGGTCTCCCGCGCGCGGGAAAATGAGCTGGGTGAGATGTGGCTGCGTATGTTCCGCAGCCAGGTGCGCACTTCCAGCGATGCCCTGCTGCAACAGTACGTGGAAAACTCCCTCAAGGTCCTCGCCGAATACAGTCCACTGGAAGACAAGACTCTGGACGTGGTGGTCGTCAAAAACGACACCATGAACGCCTTTGCGGTGCCCGGAGGTGTGGTCGGGGTACACACTGGGCTGTTCCTGTTTGCGGAAAATGAAGACCAGTTCGCCTCGGTCCTCGCCCACGAACTCGCGCACTTGAGTCAGCGCCACTACGCCCGCTCACTGGAAGCCCAGCGCAACAGTACACTGCCCACCCTCGCCGGTATGCTCGGGGCCCTGGTGCTCGCCGCCACCGCCGGTGGCGACGCGGGTATCGCCGCGATGACCGCCACTCAGGCCGCGGCTCTCGACAACCAGTTGCGCTTCTCCCGTCAGAACGAGCAGGAGGCGGACCGCGTAGGTATCGAGACCCTGGCCAAGGCGGGCATGGACCCGCAGGCGGCCGGCGAAATGTTCGAGCAGATGCTCAAGGCTACCCGCTACTATCGCCGCCCACCGGAATTCCTGCTCACGCACCCGGTGACCGAGAAGCGGATTGCCGACGCCAAACTTCGCGCCAACCGTATGGACAAGGTTCCGCTGCGGGACAGCCGTGAATACCACCTGATGCGCGCGCGTATCCGTGTCGCCGCCGAGGCCACTCCACAACAGGCGGTAAAACGCTTCCAGGCGGAACTGCTCGGTGTGAACGACAACGAAGACGCTGCCCGCTATGGCCTGGTTCTGGCGCAGACTTCCGCCGGCAAACCGGACGAAGCCCTGGACAACCTGCAGCCACTACTGGACAAAGAGCCGGACAAAGATGCCTTCATCCTTGCCCGTGCCGATATCGACCTGGCCCGCCACGACTACACCAATGCTACCCGTCGGCTGGAAAAGGCGGTGGAAAACAACCCCAAGAACCACGCGCTGATCATGGGGCTCGCCAATGCCCACTTCAAAGCCGGGAACTATATGGCCGCCGAGCGCATTCTTTCCAAACACAGCCGCGTGCGCCGCAAAGACCCGGCGGTGTGGTACCTGCTGGCCGAAACCCACGGCCTTGCCGGTGACATCGTCGGCGTACACGAAGCCCGCGCCGAGTACTACATCCTCAACGGCGTGTTCGACAAAGCCCTTCAGCACCTGCGCCACGGCGTGCGCCTGGCCAAGAACGACTACCAGACCCACGCGATTCTGGAACAGCGGATGAAGGATGTGATCAAGATGCAGGAGAAGGCAAAAGAACTCTGA
- the nadA gene encoding quinolinate synthase NadA, with protein sequence MTDSSEKIATSSSAPNAIDAREFVQEHLLHPGMHEYTSEELELWRERIKRLLKEQNAVLVAHYYTDPLIQQLAEETGGCVSDSLEMARFGAQHQADTLIVAGVKFMGETAKILTPHKRVLMPTLEATCSLDLGCPIDEFSAFCDQHPDRTVVVYANTSAAVKARADWVVTSSIALDVVDYLDSQGEKILWAPDKHLGSYVQKQTGADVLLWDGACIVHEEFKAKGVADLKALYPDALVLVHPESPAAVVELADVVGSTSQIINAAKTRPNKQFIVATDQGIFYKMQQQCPDKELIIAPTAGSGATCRSCANCPWMAMNSLENLCGVLERGDNEILVDPELGKRAMMPLQRMLDFRKPLD encoded by the coding sequence ATGACAGACAGCAGCGAAAAAATTGCCACCAGCAGCTCCGCGCCGAATGCCATTGATGCCAGAGAGTTCGTGCAGGAGCACCTCTTACACCCCGGCATGCATGAATATACTTCGGAAGAGCTGGAGCTGTGGCGCGAGCGTATCAAACGACTGCTGAAAGAGCAGAATGCGGTACTGGTTGCCCATTACTATACCGATCCGCTGATCCAGCAATTGGCGGAAGAAACCGGTGGTTGCGTGTCGGATTCCCTTGAAATGGCGCGTTTCGGTGCCCAGCATCAGGCGGATACGCTGATCGTCGCTGGGGTTAAATTCATGGGGGAAACCGCCAAGATTCTCACCCCGCACAAGCGCGTACTGATGCCTACTCTGGAGGCAACCTGCTCGTTGGATCTCGGCTGTCCGATCGACGAGTTTTCCGCATTCTGTGATCAGCATCCGGATCGCACTGTCGTGGTTTACGCAAATACTTCCGCTGCAGTAAAAGCCCGCGCGGATTGGGTGGTGACGTCGAGTATTGCGCTGGATGTGGTGGATTATCTAGATTCCCAGGGTGAAAAAATCCTGTGGGCACCGGACAAGCATCTGGGCAGTTACGTGCAGAAGCAGACTGGTGCGGATGTGTTGTTGTGGGATGGTGCCTGCATCGTGCACGAGGAGTTCAAGGCTAAGGGCGTTGCGGATCTGAAGGCGCTCTACCCCGATGCGCTGGTGCTGGTGCACCCTGAATCGCCCGCGGCGGTGGTGGAGCTGGCGGATGTGGTGGGTTCAACTTCCCAGATCATCAACGCGGCAAAAACCCGCCCGAACAAGCAGTTTATTGTGGCCACTGACCAGGGAATTTTCTACAAGATGCAGCAGCAGTGTCCGGACAAGGAGCTGATCATCGCGCCCACTGCGGGCTCCGGTGCCACCTGCCGTAGCTGCGCAAATTGTCCATGGATGGCAATGAATTCGTTGGAAAATCTGTGCGGGGTACTGGAGCGCGGTGACAATGAAATCCTGGTGGATCCGGAACTGGGCAAGCGCGCGATGATGCCGCTGCAGCGGATGCTGGATTTTCGCAAACCGCTGGATTGA
- the queC gene encoding 7-cyano-7-deazaguanine synthase QueC: MSKKKAVVLLSGGLDSATVLAMANQDGYECYALGFDYGQRHSAELIAAQRVAADLGAEEHKVVKLDLRVIGGSALTDDSIAVPEEETSGIPITYVPARNTVFLSIALGWAEVLGAQDIFVGVNAVDYSGYPDCRPEYIDAFEKMANLATRAGVEGKKLTIHAPLMNMSKADIVKRGTELGVDYSLTVSCYQAQPSGAACGRCDSCRLRAAGFAEAGLEDPTIYAGSTGGS; this comes from the coding sequence ATGAGTAAGAAGAAAGCTGTCGTCCTGTTATCTGGAGGTCTCGACTCCGCCACGGTTCTGGCTATGGCCAATCAGGATGGCTATGAATGCTATGCGCTGGGGTTCGATTACGGCCAGCGTCACAGCGCGGAGTTGATCGCCGCCCAGCGGGTGGCGGCGGATCTCGGGGCGGAAGAGCACAAAGTGGTCAAACTGGACCTTCGGGTCATTGGCGGCTCTGCGCTTACCGACGACAGCATCGCGGTGCCGGAGGAAGAAACCAGCGGAATCCCTATTACCTATGTGCCCGCACGTAACACGGTGTTTCTGTCGATCGCACTCGGTTGGGCGGAAGTGCTGGGCGCGCAGGATATTTTTGTGGGCGTGAATGCCGTTGACTATTCTGGTTACCCGGACTGCCGCCCCGAGTACATCGACGCTTTTGAGAAAATGGCCAATCTGGCTACACGCGCCGGTGTGGAAGGCAAGAAACTGACGATTCACGCACCGCTGATGAATATGAGCAAGGCAGATATCGTCAAGCGCGGGACGGAACTCGGCGTGGATTACAGTTTGACCGTGAGCTGTTACCAGGCCCAGCCCAGCGGCGCAGCCTGTGGCCGCTGCGACAGCTGCCGCCTGCGTGCGGCCGGTTTTGCCGAGGCTGGCCTGGAGGATCCAACCATCTATGCGGGGAGTACCGGGGGCAGCTAA
- the queE gene encoding 7-carboxy-7-deazaguanine synthase QueE, giving the protein MTAESLRISELFYSLQGEARDSGLPTVFVRLTGCPLRCTYCDSEYAFYGGERMTLADILQKVQSYPARHVCVTGGEPLAQPNCLPLLTALCDAGYQVSLETSGAMPVDAVDSRVSRVVDLKTPASGEQSRNRLENIPLLNTRDQVKFVICDRGDYDWARFTLDQYRLADRVGDVLFSPSYEQLSPRQLAEWILEDGLPVRMQIQLHKLLWGDVPGV; this is encoded by the coding sequence ATGACTGCTGAGTCTCTCCGTATCAGCGAGTTGTTTTACTCGCTTCAGGGGGAAGCGCGGGATTCCGGTTTGCCCACGGTGTTCGTGCGCCTTACGGGCTGCCCGCTGCGTTGTACCTACTGTGACTCAGAGTACGCCTTTTACGGTGGGGAGCGCATGACGCTGGCCGATATCTTGCAGAAGGTACAAAGCTATCCCGCCCGCCACGTCTGTGTGACCGGTGGCGAGCCGCTGGCACAGCCCAATTGTCTGCCTCTGCTGACCGCGCTGTGTGACGCGGGTTACCAGGTGTCCCTGGAGACCAGCGGCGCGATGCCCGTGGATGCGGTGGATTCCAGAGTATCGCGAGTAGTGGATCTAAAAACACCGGCCTCCGGCGAACAGTCTCGCAATCGCCTGGAGAACATTCCGCTGCTGAATACTCGTGACCAGGTCAAGTTTGTGATCTGCGACCGGGGTGATTATGACTGGGCCAGGTTCACCCTCGATCAGTACCGCCTTGCGGACCGCGTGGGAGATGTCCTGTTTTCCCCCAGTTACGAGCAGCTGAGCCCGCGCCAGTTGGCAGAGTGGATTCTGGAAGATGGTCTGCCGGTGCGAATGCAGATCCAGCTGCACAAACTGCTATGGGGGGATGTGCCCGGCGTATGA
- the ybgF gene encoding tol-pal system protein YbgF, which translates to MSFLIRSIAVTAAFMAAVSTSYAQAPVVDLSSGSTTNRGIATPPPPSYPQLASRADSSAGRLQANPQADAYYQMQVLQQEVQELRGAVEELRHEVKRLRQQRTEDYMDLDRRISKLSGTAPATGAPESGAADTEEADAGVQPQTPASGGVAAASENEKDRYQASFDLARNGDYDGASKAFKSLLDDFPNGQYAPNANYWLGEIALVQGNVEEARTWFVTLLESYPNSSKVWDGRYKLGTVYHQLGDNAKAKELLQQVASSDARASGLAKQYLKENF; encoded by the coding sequence TTGTCTTTTCTGATTAGAAGTATCGCGGTTACCGCAGCCTTTATGGCTGCGGTATCGACCTCGTATGCGCAGGCTCCGGTGGTGGATCTGTCCAGCGGCAGTACCACAAACCGGGGCATTGCAACTCCGCCGCCCCCGAGTTATCCGCAGCTAGCCAGCCGTGCGGATAGCTCAGCCGGCCGCCTGCAGGCAAACCCGCAGGCGGACGCCTACTACCAGATGCAGGTTCTGCAGCAGGAAGTTCAGGAGCTAAGGGGAGCCGTGGAGGAGTTGAGACATGAAGTCAAACGGCTGCGCCAACAGCGCACCGAAGATTACATGGATCTCGACCGCAGAATTTCCAAACTGAGTGGCACAGCCCCCGCGACCGGAGCTCCCGAGTCCGGAGCCGCTGACACTGAAGAAGCCGATGCGGGGGTTCAGCCCCAGACGCCGGCAAGCGGTGGTGTAGCGGCGGCCAGCGAGAACGAAAAGGATCGCTATCAGGCGAGCTTTGACCTTGCGCGCAACGGTGATTACGACGGTGCCAGCAAAGCCTTCAAAAGCCTCCTGGATGACTTTCCAAACGGTCAATATGCACCCAACGCCAACTACTGGCTGGGTGAGATAGCGCTGGTGCAGGGCAATGTGGAAGAAGCGCGCACCTGGTTTGTGACGCTGCTGGAGAGTTACCCCAATTCCAGCAAGGTCTGGGATGGACGGTATAAACTCGGCACCGTCTACCATCAGTTGGGCGACAACGCGAAGGCCAAGGAATTGCTGCAACAGGTGGCATCTAGTGATGCCCGCGCCTCAGGGCTTGCAAAGCAGTACCTGAAGGAAAATTTTTAA
- a CDS encoding OmpA family protein, which yields MFKSVKTGLGLACVLAVMAGCSSTDTDDSANANAYNQTQAPVVEDTTTQAPVALDNVVYFDFDQSLLKPSTRELLIKHADRMRGATGTVRLEGHADELGTREYNLALGERRANAVRDFLVLQGVNAANLEVISYGEERPASEGSSESARAMNRRVVIN from the coding sequence ATGTTCAAATCAGTTAAAACCGGTCTGGGTCTGGCTTGCGTACTGGCAGTAATGGCCGGTTGTTCCAGCACCGATACCGACGATAGCGCCAATGCTAACGCCTACAACCAAACCCAGGCTCCTGTAGTAGAAGACACTACCACTCAGGCTCCGGTTGCTCTGGACAATGTCGTTTACTTCGACTTCGACCAGTCCCTGCTGAAGCCGTCCACCCGTGAGCTGCTGATCAAGCACGCTGACCGTATGCGCGGCGCCACTGGCACCGTGCGTCTGGAAGGCCACGCTGATGAGCTGGGTACCCGTGAATACAACCTGGCGCTGGGTGAGCGTCGTGCCAACGCTGTTCGCGATTTCCTGGTTCTGCAAGGCGTAAACGCCGCGAACCTGGAAGTGATCAGCTACGGTGAAGAGCGCCCGGCTTCCGAAGGCTCCAGCGAAAGCGCTCGTGCCATGAACCGTCGCGTGGTTATCAACTAA